From a region of the Arachis ipaensis cultivar K30076 chromosome B09, Araip1.1, whole genome shotgun sequence genome:
- the LOC107617878 gene encoding cysteine-rich receptor-like protein kinase 25 isoform X1, protein MLHLKISCAPYPLFCLITLSVVALITTEAVTDETYAVHYCPNTTTYSPNSIYQTTLNQLLSWLTSNSSTAKNGYYNTTIGANTPNNTIYGSFLCRGDLTTTACHDCVSAAAKKVLQPDFCPVGKESVIWFAECMVRYSDQPFFSVAAEVPVYSLSNTGNVPDESHFMTVLGDTMNSAAEQAAKGGADKKFGTKEANISSFQTLYTLAQCTPDLSEFGCQKCLKIGTGQLPSCCDGKLGGRVLIPSCNVRFELYPFYHEMDVPLPPPQSNPNPKDKSNIDAVLIIAIVVPIVIVLLLFLAALWIISTRTRRKKNNSVPEGTLESSVQISSVEFLQFDVDTIIEATNNFSGGNKLGEGGFGEVYKGTLPNGQDIAVKRLSRNSRQGIIEFKNEVLLVAKLQHRNLVRLLGFCLDGEEKMLIYEFVANKSLDRFLFDASKQHQLSWPRRYKIIEGIARGILYLHEDSRLRIIHRDLKAGNILLDEDSNPKISDFGMARLFGADQTQANTNRVVGTIGYMPPEYAMRGQFSDKTDVYSFGVLVLEIISGKKITSFYDSGYAGDLLNYAWKHWRDGTPLELLDMSLRESYSRAEVIKCIHVGLCCVQEDPAQRPTMQAIVLILNSHTVTLASPAQPPAGYIGSRSHSNFPTKEMVNSSSDKSTNTSTSQSSINRPTLPSKEMENSNVSTSITEVYPR, encoded by the exons atgcTGCACCTCAAAATCTCTTGTGCTCCTTATCCTTTGTTTTGTTTGATCACTCTGAGCGTTGTTGCATTAATAACTACAGAAGCAGTTACTGATGAGACCTACGCGGTTCACTACTGTCCAAACACAACAACTTATTCTCCCAACAGCATTTACCAAACTACCCTCAACCAGCTCCTTTCATGGCTCACGTCAAACTCCTCAACCGCCAAAAACGGTTACTACAACACTACCATCGGCGCCAACACCCCTAACAACACCATCTACGGCTCCTTCCTCTGCCGTGGAGACCTCACCACCACCGCATGCCACGACTGCGTTTCCGCCGCAGCCAAAAAGGTTCTTCAACCTGATTTCTGCCCCGTGGGGAAGGAATCGGTTATATGGTTCGCAGAGTGCATGGTTCGTTACTCGGACCAACCGTTTTTCTCTGTAGCTGCTGAGGTTCCTGTGTATTCCCTATCCAACACGGGAAACGTGCCAGATGAAAGCCACTTCATGACGGTGTTAGGAGACACGATGAATTCGGCGGCGGAACAGGCGGCCAAGGGTGGCGCTGACAAGAAGTTTGGTACCAAAGAAGCAAACATTTCAAGCTTCCAGACTCTATACACGCTAGCACAGTGCACACCGGATTTGTCAGAATTTGGATGCCAGAAATGCCTCAAAATAGGAACTGGACAATTACCTTCTTGCTGTGATGGAAAGTTAGGAGGAAGAGTGCTGATTCCAAGTTGTAATGTTAGGTTTGAATTGTACCCCTTTTACCATGAGATGGATGTCCCTCTGCCACCACCACAGTCCAACCCAAACCCAAAAG ATAAATCCAATATAGATGCAGTATTAATAATCGCAATTGTAGTTCCAATTGTGATTGTTTTGTTGCTTTTCTTGGCTGCCTTATGGATCATATCTACACggacaagaaggaagaagaacAATTCGGTGCCAGAGGGAACTCTGGAAAGTAGTG TTCAAATTTCCAGCGTAGAGTTcttgcaatttgatgttgatacaATCATAGAGGCCACAAACAACTTTTCTGGTGGCAATAAATTAGGGGAAGGAGGATTTGGTGAGGTTTACAAG GGTACACTACCTAATGGGCAAGATATTGCTGTGAAGAGACTATCAAGAAACTCTAGACAAGGAATAATTGAGTTTAAGAATGAGGTACTTTTGGTAGCCAAACTCCAACATAGAAATCTTGTTAGGCTACTCGGATTTTGCTTGGATGGAGAAGAGAAAATGCTCATCTATGAATTTGTTGCAAACAAAAGCTTGGACCGTTTTCTATTTG ATGCCAGCAAACAACACCAGTTGAGTTGGCCAAGACGATACAAAATCATAGAAGGAATTGCTCGAGGGATACTCTATCTTCATGAAGATTCCCGACTCAGAATCATACATCGTGATCTTAAAGCCGGTAATATACTACTAGACGAGGACTCAAACCCAAAAATCTCAGATTTTGGAATGGCAAGACTTTTCGGTGCTGATCAAACTCAAGCAAACACCAATAGAGTTGTTGGAACAAT TGGATACATGCCTCCAGAATATGCAATGCGTGGACAATTTTCTGATAAAACGGATGTCTACAGCTTCGGTGTCTTAGTTCTAGAGATAATATCAGGAAAGAAGATAACATCCTTCTATGATTCAGGCTATGCAGGGGACCTCTTGAACTAT GCTTGGAAACATTGGAGAGATGGGACCCCATTGGAGCTACTAGACATGAGTCTGAGAGAATCATATTCAAGAGCCGAAGTGATTAAATGCATCCATGTTGGGTTATGCTGTGTACAAGAGGATCCAGCACAAAGACCAACAATGCAGGCTATAGTTCTAATTCTAAATAGCCATACAGTTACTCTTGCAAGTCCTGCACAACCACCAGCTGGTTATATTGGGAGCAGATCTCACTCCAATTTCCCAACAAAAGAGATGGTGAACTCATCATCAGACAAGTCTACAAACACAAGCACAAGTCAGAGTTCAATAAATCGGCCAACTTTGCCATCAAAGGAGATGGAAAACTCAAATGTGTCTACCTCCATTACAGAGGTCTACCCTCGCTAG
- the LOC107617879 gene encoding 2-hydroxyisoflavanone dehydratase, with the protein MASSTTTKEIDRELPPLLRVYKDGTVERFLGSSYVPPSPQDPDTGVSSKDIVISENPLISARLYLPKLENHHQKLPILVYFHGGAFCLESAFSFLHQRYLNIIASQAKVLVASIEYRLAPEHPLPAAYEDGWYALNWISSNKSEPWLMNHGDFNRFYIGGDTSGANIAHYLLLRVDQLPNQVKISGAVLAFPLFWSSKPILNEAVEGHEESSAMQVWKFVYPDAPGGIDNPLINPLAPGAASLKELGCPKILIFVAGKDELRDRGIWYCDAVKKSGWNGDVELIEVEGEEHCFQIYHPQTHNSNNMISRIASFLV; encoded by the exons ATGGCTTCTTCAACCACCACCAAGGAGATAGACAGAGAGCTTCCACCTCTTCTGAGAGTTTACAAGGACGGAACCGTTGAACGCTTTCTAGGCTCTTCGTATGTGCCACCTTCACCACAAGACCCAGACACTGGAGTTTCATCCAAAGACATCGTCATATCAGAGAACCCTTTAATCTCTGCAAGGCTTTACCTTCCAAAACTTGAAAACCATCACCAGAAGCTTCCAATCTTGGTCTACTTCCACGGCGGCGCGTTTTGCCTCGAATCCGCATTCTCCTTCCTCCACCAACGCTACCTCAACATCATAGCTTCACAAGCAAAGGTTCTCGTAGCTTCCATAGAGTACAGGCTCGCACCAGAACACCCTCTTCCTGCTGCATATGAAGATG GATGGTATGCACTGAATTGGATCAGTTCCAACAAGAGCGAGCCATGGTTGATGAATCATGGAGATTTCAACAGATTCTACATAGGAGGTGACACTTCGGGTGCAAACATAGCACACTACTTATTGCTCCGCGTTGACCAGTTACCGAACCAAGTCAAAATCTCAGGGGCAGTGCTTGCTTTTCCATTGTTCTGGAGTTCAAAGCCGATTCTGAACGAAGCAGTTGAAGGACATGAAGAGAGCTCAGCAATGCAGGTGTGGAAATTCGTGTACCCTGATGCACCGGGTGGTATTGACAACCCACTGATAAATCCATTGGCACCTGGTGCAGCCAGCTTGAAGGAGCTTGGGTGCCCTAAAATTCTGATCTTTGTTGCTGGCAAAGATGAGCTTAGGGACAGAGGGATTTGGTACTGTGATGCTGTGAAGAAGAGTGGGTGGAATGGTGACGTGGAACTTATTGAAGTTGAAGGAGAGGAACACTGTTTTCAGATCTATCATCCTCAAACTCATAACTCCAACAACATGATTAGTCGCATAGCCTCTTTCCTTGTTTGA
- the LOC110266988 gene encoding uncharacterized protein LOC110266988, with protein sequence MSIFSLYNTLLLNQNNKPLSQSAITSFLSIASSLTNPCLSSSFSQPRSPQPSPPSQPTTVAHPLSLLFLSSFLHFSLPCSLPHAPVRVCQLWRATPRCNPAAAKFCAAATPSLSRSSFSPSSTQAMQLSDVIKVGSEEMDLGYEVWTLEVGAHVGRNEPYQFDGFMSLLNSFDNS encoded by the exons ATGTCTATATTTTCTCTCTACAACACCTTGTTGCTG AATCAAAACAACAAACCCCTCTCTCAATCCGCCATTACCTCCTTTCTCTCCATCGCTTCTTCTCTAACCAACCCTTGTCTCTCTTCTTCGTTTTCTCAACCCAGATCACCCCAACCATCACCCCCCAGCCAACCCACCACCGTCGCCcaccctctctctcttctctttctttcctctttcctCCATTTCTCCCTGCCTTGTTCGCTGCCCCACGCCCCTGTTCGCGTCTGCCAGCTCTGGCGAGCAACACCCCGGTGCAACCCAGCAGCGGCTAAGTTTTGTGCTGCTGCGACACCATCACTGTCCCGTTCTTCTTTCTCTCCTTCATCAACGCAG GCCATGCAACTGTCGGATGTTATTAAGGTTGGAAGTGAAGAGATGGATCTTGGTTACGAGGTTTGGACTCTAGAGGTCGGTGCTCATGTTGGCCGCAATGAGCCCTACCAATTTGATGGGTTCATGTCTTTGTTAAACTCATTCGACAATAGTTAG
- the LOC107617878 gene encoding putative receptor-like protein kinase At4g00960 isoform X2, protein MLHLKISCAPYPLFCLITLSVVALITTEAVTDETYAVHYCPNTTTYSPNSIYQTTLNQLLSWLTSNSSTAKNGYYNTTIGANTPNNTIYGSFLCRGDLTTTACHDCVSAAAKKVLQPDFCPVGKESVIWFAECMVRYSDQPFFSVAAEVPVYSLSNTGNVPDESHFMTVLGDTMNSAAEQAAKGGADKKFGTKEANISSFQTLYTLAQCTPDLSEFGCQKCLKIGTGQLPSCCDGKLGGRVLIPSCNVRFELYPFYHEMDVPLPPPQSNPNPKVQISSVEFLQFDVDTIIEATNNFSGGNKLGEGGFGEVYKGTLPNGQDIAVKRLSRNSRQGIIEFKNEVLLVAKLQHRNLVRLLGFCLDGEEKMLIYEFVANKSLDRFLFDASKQHQLSWPRRYKIIEGIARGILYLHEDSRLRIIHRDLKAGNILLDEDSNPKISDFGMARLFGADQTQANTNRVVGTIGYMPPEYAMRGQFSDKTDVYSFGVLVLEIISGKKITSFYDSGYAGDLLNYAWKHWRDGTPLELLDMSLRESYSRAEVIKCIHVGLCCVQEDPAQRPTMQAIVLILNSHTVTLASPAQPPAGYIGSRSHSNFPTKEMVNSSSDKSTNTSTSQSSINRPTLPSKEMENSNVSTSITEVYPR, encoded by the exons atgcTGCACCTCAAAATCTCTTGTGCTCCTTATCCTTTGTTTTGTTTGATCACTCTGAGCGTTGTTGCATTAATAACTACAGAAGCAGTTACTGATGAGACCTACGCGGTTCACTACTGTCCAAACACAACAACTTATTCTCCCAACAGCATTTACCAAACTACCCTCAACCAGCTCCTTTCATGGCTCACGTCAAACTCCTCAACCGCCAAAAACGGTTACTACAACACTACCATCGGCGCCAACACCCCTAACAACACCATCTACGGCTCCTTCCTCTGCCGTGGAGACCTCACCACCACCGCATGCCACGACTGCGTTTCCGCCGCAGCCAAAAAGGTTCTTCAACCTGATTTCTGCCCCGTGGGGAAGGAATCGGTTATATGGTTCGCAGAGTGCATGGTTCGTTACTCGGACCAACCGTTTTTCTCTGTAGCTGCTGAGGTTCCTGTGTATTCCCTATCCAACACGGGAAACGTGCCAGATGAAAGCCACTTCATGACGGTGTTAGGAGACACGATGAATTCGGCGGCGGAACAGGCGGCCAAGGGTGGCGCTGACAAGAAGTTTGGTACCAAAGAAGCAAACATTTCAAGCTTCCAGACTCTATACACGCTAGCACAGTGCACACCGGATTTGTCAGAATTTGGATGCCAGAAATGCCTCAAAATAGGAACTGGACAATTACCTTCTTGCTGTGATGGAAAGTTAGGAGGAAGAGTGCTGATTCCAAGTTGTAATGTTAGGTTTGAATTGTACCCCTTTTACCATGAGATGGATGTCCCTCTGCCACCACCACAGTCCAACCCAAACCCAAAAG TTCAAATTTCCAGCGTAGAGTTcttgcaatttgatgttgatacaATCATAGAGGCCACAAACAACTTTTCTGGTGGCAATAAATTAGGGGAAGGAGGATTTGGTGAGGTTTACAAG GGTACACTACCTAATGGGCAAGATATTGCTGTGAAGAGACTATCAAGAAACTCTAGACAAGGAATAATTGAGTTTAAGAATGAGGTACTTTTGGTAGCCAAACTCCAACATAGAAATCTTGTTAGGCTACTCGGATTTTGCTTGGATGGAGAAGAGAAAATGCTCATCTATGAATTTGTTGCAAACAAAAGCTTGGACCGTTTTCTATTTG ATGCCAGCAAACAACACCAGTTGAGTTGGCCAAGACGATACAAAATCATAGAAGGAATTGCTCGAGGGATACTCTATCTTCATGAAGATTCCCGACTCAGAATCATACATCGTGATCTTAAAGCCGGTAATATACTACTAGACGAGGACTCAAACCCAAAAATCTCAGATTTTGGAATGGCAAGACTTTTCGGTGCTGATCAAACTCAAGCAAACACCAATAGAGTTGTTGGAACAAT TGGATACATGCCTCCAGAATATGCAATGCGTGGACAATTTTCTGATAAAACGGATGTCTACAGCTTCGGTGTCTTAGTTCTAGAGATAATATCAGGAAAGAAGATAACATCCTTCTATGATTCAGGCTATGCAGGGGACCTCTTGAACTAT GCTTGGAAACATTGGAGAGATGGGACCCCATTGGAGCTACTAGACATGAGTCTGAGAGAATCATATTCAAGAGCCGAAGTGATTAAATGCATCCATGTTGGGTTATGCTGTGTACAAGAGGATCCAGCACAAAGACCAACAATGCAGGCTATAGTTCTAATTCTAAATAGCCATACAGTTACTCTTGCAAGTCCTGCACAACCACCAGCTGGTTATATTGGGAGCAGATCTCACTCCAATTTCCCAACAAAAGAGATGGTGAACTCATCATCAGACAAGTCTACAAACACAAGCACAAGTCAGAGTTCAATAAATCGGCCAACTTTGCCATCAAAGGAGATGGAAAACTCAAATGTGTCTACCTCCATTACAGAGGTCTACCCTCGCTAG
- the LOC107616115 gene encoding ARM REPEAT PROTEIN INTERACTING WITH ABF2 yields MELHKRHVHSLSERKGQKRKLDDQLHANRQISPPPPTADERAAILCQASDQVRVLDSTFTWNEADRAAAKRATHTLADLAKNEEVANVIVEGGAIRALVRHLQAPPIGDDDRVQKPLPFEHEVEKGSAFALGLLAVKPEHQQLIVDSGALIHLVDLLKRHKNGLTSRAINSLIRRAADAITNLAHENSSIKTRVRMEGGIPPLVHLLEFADPKVQRAAASALRTLAFKNDENKNQIVECNALPNLILMLRSEDAAIHYEAVGVIGNLVHSSPNIKKEVLLAGALQPVIGLLSSCCSESQREAALLLGQFAATDSDCKVHIVQRGAVQPLIEMLQSPDVQLQEMSAFALGRLAQDTHNQAGLAHNGGLVPLLNLLDSKNGSLQHNAAFALYGLADNEDNVSDFIRVGGVQRLQEGEFIVQATKDCVAKTLKRLEEKIRGRVLKHLLYLRGIFIEHHGLELLIGLLGSSGSKQQLDGAVALCKLANKASTLSPVDAAPLSPTPQVYLGEKFVNNATLSDVTFLVEGKRFYAHRICLLASSDAFRAMFDGGYREKDAKDIEIPNIRWEIFELMMRFIYTGSTEITLDIAQDLLRAADQYLLEGLKRLCEYTIAKDISLENVSSMYELSEAFSAISLRHSCILFILEQFDKLSARPGHSLLIQRIIPEIRNYFIKVLMKTNSRNIRL; encoded by the exons atGGAGCTTCACAAGCGCCACGTCCACAGCCTCTCCGAGAGGAAGGGCCAGAAGCGCAAGCTCGATGACCAGCTCCATGCCAACCGCCAGATCTCGCCGCCACCGCCAACGGCCGACGAGCGCGCCGCCATCCTCTGCCAAGCCTCTGACCAGGTCCGCGTCCTTGACTCCACCTTCACGTGGAACGAAGCCGATCGAGCTGCCGCTAAGCGCGCCACTCACACGCTCGCCGATCTCGCCAAGAACG AGGAAGTTGCTAACGTGATTGTCGAAGGAGGCGCTATTCGAGCTCTGGTTAGGCACCTTCAGGCGCCACCTATCGGCGACGACGACCGTGTGCAGAAGCCGTTGCCGTTTGAGCATGAGGTTGAGAAAGGGAGCGCTTTCGCACTAGGACTACTTGCCGTCAAG CCAGAACATCAACAGCTCATTGTTGACAGTGGTGCCTTGATTCATCTTGTTGATCTTTTAAAGAGGCATAAGAATGGTTTAACTTCTCGTGCCATTAATAGTCTCATTCGTAGGGCTGCAGATGCCATCACTAATCTTGCTCACGAGAACAGCAGCATTAAAACTCGTGTCAG GATGGAAGGTGGAATTCCACCACTTGTTCATTTGCTTGAATTTGCAGATCCAAAAGTACAAAGAGCAGCTGCTAGTGCACTGCGAACCCTGGCTTTCAAAAATGATGAAAATAAAAATCAG ATCGTTGAATGCAATGCTCTTCCAAATCTAATTCTAATGCTTCGCTCTGAAGATGCAGCTATTCATTATGAAGCG GTTGGTGTGATTGGAAATCTGGTTCACTCTTCCCCTAATATAAAGAAAGAAGTTCTTCTTGCTGGAGCTTTACAACCGGTTATTGGATTACTTAG CTCGTGCTGCTCTGAAAGCCAGAGGGAAGCAGCCTTGTTACTTGGACAGTTTGCAGCAACTGATTCAGATTGTAAG GTTCACATTGTACAGAGAGGTGCTGTCCAGCCATTGATAGAGATGCTTCAATCTCCAGATGTACAACTCCAAGAAATGTCTGCCTTTGCGTTGGGGAGATTAGCCCAG GACACACATAACCAAGCTGGCCTTGCACATAATGGTGGCTTGGTGCCATTGCTGAATCTTCTTGATTCAAAAAATGGGTCTTTGCAACATAATGCTGCTTTTGCTCTTTATGGCCTTGCAGATAATGAG GATAATGTGTCCGATTTTATTAGggttggtggagttcagaggttGCAGGAAGGAGAGTTTATCGTTCAA GCAACTAAAGATTGTGTTGCAAAGACATTGAAAAGATTAGAAGAGAAGATTCGTGGCCGT GTGCTGAAGCATTTACTGTATCTT AGAGGGATTTTTATCGAACACCATG GTCTCGAGTTGCTTATTGGGCTTCTTGGCTCATCTGGCTCTAAGCAGCAACTTGATGGTGCTGTTGCTTTATGCAAGTTGGCCAACAAAGCCTCAACTTTGTCTCCCGTGGATGCTGCCCCCCTTTCTCCAACACCACAG GTATATTTAGGGGAGAAGTTTGTAAACAATGCCACGTTGTCAGATGTTACATTTTTGGTTGAAg GCAAACGGTTTTATGCTCACAGAATATGTCTACTAGCGTCTTCAGATGCATTTCGTGCAATGTTTGATGGTGGTTATAGG GAGAAGGATGCAAAGGATATTGAGATTCCAAATATTAGATGGGAAATTTTTGAGCTGATGATGAG ATTTATATATACTGGATCAACTGAAATCACTCTGGATATAGCTCAAGACCTTCTCCGAGCAGCTGATCAATATCTATTAGAAGGACTTAAGAGGCTCTGTGAATACACAATTGCAAAG GATATATCACTGGAGAACGTGTCAAGTATGTATGAACTTTCAGAAGCATTTAGTGCAATATCATTGAGGCACTCGTGCATCCTTTTTATATTGGAGCAATTTGATAAATTGAGTGCAAGGCCTGG GCACTCTCTTCTGATTCAGCGTATAATACCAGAGATTCGTAATTACTTCATTAAAGTTCTTATGAAGACCAACTCCCGTAACATTCGACTGTAA